In Brachypodium distachyon strain Bd21 chromosome 2, Brachypodium_distachyon_v3.0, whole genome shotgun sequence, one genomic interval encodes:
- the LOC100833159 gene encoding protein BLISTER isoform X1 encodes MASAPAPSSSSTAVASSREASRQAGKKALEEFRKKKKKAAKKAAPVADQATPAVSTVVDTPLPNANNLSAGAGLVSDVDSSIASTSSVPSASYDNGPISSSRGTEYPSNTPVVVNASASVSNVGLPQDAFGDGGSKFYGNLSFSDLVNGHHEDWRGNATRNRVEFSPDKDAPLTSKPSAFGNTNSGSHPAEVLSNWGRNSSLSQVHGTEQSSLYSSSSLFGKSERTYSQDYSPENDIFGRLRATSKDSFQVDHSAYASNREYGSSFDSSKTAVGADHDTNIGMLGNASGSTPANFDKEDPFLSTAYPTTHSRSRPSFLDSIGVQRAPPSQVPYAEPSKANNTLFSNSNSESSSFQQPNQQSTQSNGVDNSVRPGRQEYHNEKEPYDTSKDEQSLQHGNHMFQNFTTHDKDDGFATLEQLIEDLTTEKFSLQRTLEKSQELAQTLATDNSALTDKFNQQAHVISQLTSDIERLQDEIQAQLLALESIRTEYGNAQLECNAADERGKVLAAEVILLEDKALKLRSNELKLEKEVQGLNSEISSYRRKVSSLEKERQHLQSTVEALQEEKKLLYSKLRNIPMTEKVDVIQKPPDDKKDASTATEDLDTGESSSSETMTTIDTLQEAETSVLQANNMYDFPSFGEVSSSIPVDQLRMIDNINSLMSELAVEREELMRALRIESSNCSKLKELNKDLTHKLEIQTQRLELLTSQRMANENGLARQIDTRSIDDATLYADEGDEVVDRVLGWIMKLFPGGPKRRTSKLL; translated from the exons atggcgtcggcgccggcgccttcGTCATCCTCCACCGCCGTCGCGTCGTCGCGCGAGGCGAGCCGCCAGGCCGGGAAGAAAGCG ctggaggagttccgtaagaagaagaagaaggcggcgaagaaggctgCCCCCGTTGCTGACCAGGCAACACCGGCTGTTTCCACTGTAGTGGATACCCCCCTGCCAAATGCCAATAATTTAAGCGCAGGAGCGGGGCTGGTGTCTGATGTAGACTCAAGCATAGCAAGCACATCATCTGTGCCATCTGCTTCCTATGATAATGGTCCAATAAGTTCTTCGAGAGGCACGGAATATCCGTCAAATACTCCTGTTGTTGTGAATGCATCAGCTAGTGTTAGTAACGTTGGTCTGCCGCAAGATGCTTTTGGcgatggagggagtaagttCTATGGGAACTTGAGCTTCTCTGATCTAGTTAATGGGCATCATGAGGATTGGAGAGGCAATGCTACCCGTAATAGGGTAGAGTTCAGTCCTGACAAGGATGCCCCTTTAACATCTAAACCAAGTGCATTTGGAAACACTAACAGTGGTTCCCATCCAGCCGAGGTCTTGTCGAATTGGGGAAGAAATTCTTCACTGAGTCAAGTACACGGTACTGAACAATCTAGTTTATATTCATCCAGCAGCCTTTTTGGGAAGTCTGAAAGAACTTACTCTCAGGATTACTCCCCAGAAAATGATATCTTTGGCCGGTTACGAG CTACCTCTAAAGATTCTTTCCAAGTAGACCACTCTGCATATGCCAGCAACCGGGAGTATGGCAGTTCCTTTGATAGTTCTAAAACCGCCGTTGGTGCAGACCATGATACAAATATTGGAATGCTTGGGAATGCATCAGGTTCCACACCTGCTAATTTTGATAAAGAGGATCCTTTTCTGTCTACTGCTTATCCAACTACACACAGTCGATCTCGGCCATCTTTTCTTGATTCTATTGGAGTACAAAGAGCTCCTCCATCACAAGTCCCGTATGCGGAACCTTCAAAAGCTAACAATACGCTCTTCAGCAATTCAAACTCTGAGAGTTCTTCCTTTCAGCAGCCAAATCAACAATCCACACAAAGCAATGGTGTAGATAATTCTGTTAGACCAGGGAGACAAGAATATCATAACGAAAAGGAGCCATACGACACTTCCAAAGATGAACAAAGTCTGCAGCATGGTAATCACATGTTCCAAAATTTCACAACTCATGATAAAGACGACGGTTTTGCAACACTAGAGCAG CTCATCGAGGATTTGACAACAGAGAAGTTCTCCTTACAAAGGACTTTAGAGAAATCTCAAGAACTAGCGCAAACTTTGGCCACAGATAACTCTGCTTTAACAGACAAGTTCAACCAACAG GCACATGTTATCAGCCAGTTGACATCCGACATAGAGAGGTTGCAGGATGAAATTCAAGCTCAACTG CTGGCGCTTGAGTCTATCAGAACAGAATATGGTAACGCCCAACTAGAATGCAATGCTGCGGATGAGAGGGGGAAAGTACTTGCAGCAGAAGTCATTCTGTTGGAAGATAAG GCTCTTAAACTGAGGTCAAATGAATTAAAACTTGAAAAGGAAGTGCAGGGTTTAAATTCAGAGATTTCTTCATACAG GCGCAAAGTTTCTAGTCTAGAGAAGGAGCGTCAGCATCTTCAATCTACTGTGGAGGCTCTTCAAGAAG AAAAGAAGCTCCTATATTCTAAGTTGAGGAACATTCCTATGACTGAGAAGGTAGATGTCATCCAGAAACCTCCAGATGACAAAAAAGATGCATCAACCGCGACAGAGGATTTAG ATACAGGAGAAAGCAGCTCTTCAGAAACAATGACTACCATTGACACACTACAAGAAGCAGAAACTTCTGTTTTGCAAGCCAATAATATGTACGATTTTCCTTCCTTTGGAGAGGTGTCTTCTAGCATTCCAGTCGACCAGCTTAGAATGATAGACAACATCAACTCCTTGATGTCGGAG TTAGCGGTGGAGAGAGAAGAGCTGATGCGAGCTCTGAGAATTGAGTCATCAAATTGCTCCAAGCTAAAG GAGTTGAACAAGGATCTAACACACAAGCTGGAGATTCAGACACAGAGGCTTGAGCTATTGACTTCTCAAAGGATGGCTAATGAGAATGGCCTTGCAAGACAAATCGACACGCGCTCCATCGATGATGCAACATTGTATGCTGATGAAGGAGATGAG GTTGTTGATCGTGTGCTTGGCTGGATAATGAAGCTCTTCCCTGGAGGGCCAAAGCGTCGCACCAGTAAACTCCTCTAG
- the LOC100833159 gene encoding protein BLISTER isoform X2: MASAPAPSSSSTAVASSREASRQAGKKALEEFRKKKKKAAKKAAPVADQATPAVSTVVDTPLPNANNLSAGAGLVSDVDSSIASTSSVPSASYDNGPISSSRGTEYPSNTPVVVNASASVSNVGLPQDAFGDGGSKFYGNLSFSDLVNGHHEDWRGNATRNRVEFSPDKDAPLTSKPSAFGNTNSGSHPAEVLSNWGRNSSLSQVHGTEQSSLYSSSSLFGKSERTYSQDYSPENDIFGRLRATSKDSFQVDHSAYASNREYGSSFDSSKTAVGADHDTNIGMLGNASGSTPANFDKEDPFLSTAYPTTHSRSRPSFLDSIGVQRAPPSQVPYAEPSKANNTLFSNSNSESSSFQQPNQQSTQSNGVDNSVRPGRQEYHNEKEPYDTSKDEQSLQHGNHMFQNFTTHDKDDGFATLEQLIEDLTTEKFSLQRTLEKSQELAQTLATDNSALTDKFNQQAHVISQLTSDIERLQDEIQAQLALKLRSNELKLEKEVQGLNSEISSYRRKVSSLEKERQHLQSTVEALQEEKKLLYSKLRNIPMTEKVDVIQKPPDDKKDASTATEDLDTGESSSSETMTTIDTLQEAETSVLQANNMYDFPSFGEVSSSIPVDQLRMIDNINSLMSELAVEREELMRALRIESSNCSKLKELNKDLTHKLEIQTQRLELLTSQRMANENGLARQIDTRSIDDATLYADEGDEVVDRVLGWIMKLFPGGPKRRTSKLL; this comes from the exons atggcgtcggcgccggcgccttcGTCATCCTCCACCGCCGTCGCGTCGTCGCGCGAGGCGAGCCGCCAGGCCGGGAAGAAAGCG ctggaggagttccgtaagaagaagaagaaggcggcgaagaaggctgCCCCCGTTGCTGACCAGGCAACACCGGCTGTTTCCACTGTAGTGGATACCCCCCTGCCAAATGCCAATAATTTAAGCGCAGGAGCGGGGCTGGTGTCTGATGTAGACTCAAGCATAGCAAGCACATCATCTGTGCCATCTGCTTCCTATGATAATGGTCCAATAAGTTCTTCGAGAGGCACGGAATATCCGTCAAATACTCCTGTTGTTGTGAATGCATCAGCTAGTGTTAGTAACGTTGGTCTGCCGCAAGATGCTTTTGGcgatggagggagtaagttCTATGGGAACTTGAGCTTCTCTGATCTAGTTAATGGGCATCATGAGGATTGGAGAGGCAATGCTACCCGTAATAGGGTAGAGTTCAGTCCTGACAAGGATGCCCCTTTAACATCTAAACCAAGTGCATTTGGAAACACTAACAGTGGTTCCCATCCAGCCGAGGTCTTGTCGAATTGGGGAAGAAATTCTTCACTGAGTCAAGTACACGGTACTGAACAATCTAGTTTATATTCATCCAGCAGCCTTTTTGGGAAGTCTGAAAGAACTTACTCTCAGGATTACTCCCCAGAAAATGATATCTTTGGCCGGTTACGAG CTACCTCTAAAGATTCTTTCCAAGTAGACCACTCTGCATATGCCAGCAACCGGGAGTATGGCAGTTCCTTTGATAGTTCTAAAACCGCCGTTGGTGCAGACCATGATACAAATATTGGAATGCTTGGGAATGCATCAGGTTCCACACCTGCTAATTTTGATAAAGAGGATCCTTTTCTGTCTACTGCTTATCCAACTACACACAGTCGATCTCGGCCATCTTTTCTTGATTCTATTGGAGTACAAAGAGCTCCTCCATCACAAGTCCCGTATGCGGAACCTTCAAAAGCTAACAATACGCTCTTCAGCAATTCAAACTCTGAGAGTTCTTCCTTTCAGCAGCCAAATCAACAATCCACACAAAGCAATGGTGTAGATAATTCTGTTAGACCAGGGAGACAAGAATATCATAACGAAAAGGAGCCATACGACACTTCCAAAGATGAACAAAGTCTGCAGCATGGTAATCACATGTTCCAAAATTTCACAACTCATGATAAAGACGACGGTTTTGCAACACTAGAGCAG CTCATCGAGGATTTGACAACAGAGAAGTTCTCCTTACAAAGGACTTTAGAGAAATCTCAAGAACTAGCGCAAACTTTGGCCACAGATAACTCTGCTTTAACAGACAAGTTCAACCAACAG GCACATGTTATCAGCCAGTTGACATCCGACATAGAGAGGTTGCAGGATGAAATTCAAGCTCAACTG GCTCTTAAACTGAGGTCAAATGAATTAAAACTTGAAAAGGAAGTGCAGGGTTTAAATTCAGAGATTTCTTCATACAG GCGCAAAGTTTCTAGTCTAGAGAAGGAGCGTCAGCATCTTCAATCTACTGTGGAGGCTCTTCAAGAAG AAAAGAAGCTCCTATATTCTAAGTTGAGGAACATTCCTATGACTGAGAAGGTAGATGTCATCCAGAAACCTCCAGATGACAAAAAAGATGCATCAACCGCGACAGAGGATTTAG ATACAGGAGAAAGCAGCTCTTCAGAAACAATGACTACCATTGACACACTACAAGAAGCAGAAACTTCTGTTTTGCAAGCCAATAATATGTACGATTTTCCTTCCTTTGGAGAGGTGTCTTCTAGCATTCCAGTCGACCAGCTTAGAATGATAGACAACATCAACTCCTTGATGTCGGAG TTAGCGGTGGAGAGAGAAGAGCTGATGCGAGCTCTGAGAATTGAGTCATCAAATTGCTCCAAGCTAAAG GAGTTGAACAAGGATCTAACACACAAGCTGGAGATTCAGACACAGAGGCTTGAGCTATTGACTTCTCAAAGGATGGCTAATGAGAATGGCCTTGCAAGACAAATCGACACGCGCTCCATCGATGATGCAACATTGTATGCTGATGAAGGAGATGAG GTTGTTGATCGTGTGCTTGGCTGGATAATGAAGCTCTTCCCTGGAGGGCCAAAGCGTCGCACCAGTAAACTCCTCTAG
- the LOC100833473 gene encoding uncharacterized protein LOC100833473, whose translation MSPAYLVVPALRRAALISRWAPAALFSSGIVAGDKPVLVRDFVRSALYDPSHGYFSKRSGPVGVLDSSIRFHQLEGRSAYMKHLDKLYKKHDIAWFTPVELFKPWYAYAIAASILRTANLSTPLKIYEIGGGSGTCAKCVLDYMMLNAPPKVYNNMKYISVEISSSLAEKQLETVGEVQSHLSKFTVEHRDATDRAGWGLKDPQPCWVLMLEVLDNLPHDLVYSPDQVSPWMEVWIEKVNGSSQVSEVYKPLQDPLVSRCVEIVNMNEQNPSLREKLSFAAKGIFSKVFPKPRRAWLPTGCLKLLDTLHQALPSMSLIASDFSYLPDVSIPGDRAPLVSSKKDGKTLDHRNYLDAQGDADIFFPTDFWLLEQIDHHCSGFSKEQKNRGAFKPVKSRRTIILDSAAFMEEFGLPLKTKTKDGYNPLLDDFRNTKFYLSVPTHNRK comes from the exons ATGTCGCCGGCGTACCTGGTAGTCCCGGCGCTCCGGCGTGCGGCGCTGATATCGCGGTGGGCCCCCGCTGCGCTGTTCTCGTCGGGCATCGTCGCCGGCGACAAGCCCGTTCTG GTGCGCGATTTCGTGAGGTCCGCGTTGTACGACCCCAGCCACGGCTACTTCTCCAAGCGGTCGGGGCCCGTGGGCGTGCTCGACTCCAGCATCCGCTTCCACCAGCTCGAGG GGAGGAGTGCATACATGAAGCATCTTGATAAGCTGTACAAGAAGCATGATATCGCTTGGTTTACTCCAGTGGAGCTTTTTAAG CCATGGTATGCCTATGCAATAGCTGCATCAATCCTGCGTACAGCTAATCTTTCAACCCCATTGAAG ATATATGAAATCGGTGGTGGATCTGGGACATGTGCAAAGTGTGTACTTGATTACATGATGTTAAATGCCCCGCCAAAAGTCTACAATAATATGAAATACAT CTCAGTAGAAATTAGCTCCTCACTTGCTGAAAAGCAGTTGGAAACTGTCGGTGAAGTACAGAGCCATTTGTCAAAGTTTACGGTGGAGCATCGTGATGCAACTGACAGAGCTGGATGGG GTCTCAAGGATCCCCAACCATGTTGGGTGTTGATGCTTGAG GTACTTGACAATCTACCTCATGACCTTGTCTATTCACCAGATCAGGTCTCTCCATGGATGGAAGTGTGGATTGAAAAAGTAAACGGCAG TTCACAAGTCTCTGAGGTTTACAAACCATTACAAGACCCATTAGTTTCCCGCTGCGTCGAGATTGTCAACATGAATGAACAGAACCCATCTTTGAGAGAAAAACTATCATTTGCTGCAAAAGGGATCTTCTCAAAAGTATTCCCGAAGCCTCGGAGAGCTTGGTTACCAACTGGATGCTTG AAACTACTGGATACTTTACACCAAGCTTTGCCAAGCATGTCCCTTATTGCTTCGGACTTCAGCTATCTTCCTGATGTTAGCATACCTGGTGATAGAGCTCCATTGGTTTCTTCAAAG AAGGATGGGAAAACTTTGGATCATCGCAACTATCTTGATGCGCAG GGGGATGCAGATATCTTCTTCCCAACAGATTTCTGGCTTTTGGAGCAGATCGACCATCACTGCTCTGGTTTTTCAAAAGAGCAGAAGAATCGTGGTGCATTTAAACCAGTGAAGAGTAGGAGAACAATCATA CTTGATTCTGCTGCCTTCATGGAGGAGTTTGGGTTGCCACTGAAGACAAAGACAAAAGATGGATACAATCCACTTCTTGATGATTTCAGGAACACAAAGTTCTATCTCAGCGTTCCTACCCACAACAGGAAGTAG
- the LOC100840721 gene encoding snRNA-activating protein complex subunit isoform X1 → MAAAGEVPESSTVGERSRVPFARGGPVFVPFMVGPVSTVPEFMSSTLREVQSLQDELGDPGDEFEEELSVDELRVLSEEEIVERALREAMEEERRDSGTPSQPGDQRFEGGISVNSTPVNGISPSRASVVRQSSGSAIEDMAIELPEPQGSNRKTRGGKKKTRAKKAKNSLPVSDSTAERETARSPAEAIVPFESQGSKGENGTTTSNSSIESETPVPPREDMVVVPHDPEGTDGQTKCRKGKKRGRHFDREVRAHILQGRYLTKAEKMAEIKVKQEEDKYAARLHSFSGDSVMSKGPKALAEKTDMAKSLTYMSAAWKNKALRSGEHRSIVYPEVILCVEFYEKRHSSVKSQEFLVLGSQFLTDLKDNLYCLTNKLMEVNKQHDRSGYFLIEDTFYNDTRHCSAVDYSKPILDWLNNSSDEVAEKWDAITSGVLKRHQKNLLRGLNISNVPEFKSAKMQRTRFSDLQFQLGAGYLYCHQGNCKHMFVIRDMRLIHPEDTQNQAEYPLLTFQLQRRLQKCSVCQIYVATKMTVDDKWAPSNPCYFCKQCYYLLHYKEDDSLLYHHTVYDYPQD, encoded by the exons atggcggcggctggagaGGTACCGGAGAGCTCCACCGTCGGCGAGCGGTCGCGCGTGCCCTTCGCTCGGGGCGGCCCTGTGTTCGTCCCCTTCATGGTGGGCCCTGTCTCCACCGTCCCCGAGTTCATGTCCTCCACGCTCCGGGAGGTTCAG TCTTTGCAAGACGAATTGGGCGACCCAGGGgacgagttcgaggaggaGCTCTC cGTCGATGAGCTGAGGGTGCTCTCTGAGGAGGAGATTGTGGAGCGCGCTCTCAGGGAGGCTATGGAG GAGGAGCGGCGGGACTCTGGTACTCCATCACAACCAGGGGATCAAAGGTTTGAAGGAGG AATCTCAGTGAATTCCACTCCTGTAAATGGGATTTCCCCCTCAAGGGCATCAGTTGTAAGACAGAGTTCTGGATCAGCCATCGAGGATATGGCAATTGAACTGCCTGAACCGCAAGGTAGCAATAGAAAAACAAGAggtggaaagaaaaaaaccagAGCCAAGAAGGCAAAAAACAGTCTTCCCGTCTCAGATTCAACAGCTGAAAGAGAGACAGCTAGATCACCTGCTGAGGCAATTGTACCATTTGAATCACAAGGGAGCAAGGGTGAAAATGGAACCACCACTTCAAATTCATCAATTGAAAGTGAAACACCTGTGCCACCAAGGGAGGATATGGTAGTTGTTCCACATGACCCAGAAGGCACAGATGGGCAAACAAAATGCAGAAAGGGCAAAAAGAGAGGCAGGCATTTTGACCGGGAAGTTCGAGCACATATTTTACAG GGGAGATATCTTACTAAAGCAGAGAAGATGGCAGAAATCAAGGTtaagcaagaagaagacaaaTATGCAGCGAGGTTGCACTCATTCAG TGGTGATTCTGTGATGTCCAAAGGTCCGAAGGCATTAGCCGAGAAAACTGATATGGCAAAATCTCTTACATACATGAGTGCCGCTTGGAAG AACAAAGCTTTGAGATCTGGGGAACACAGATCTATAGTCTATCCAGAAGTAATTCTTTGTGTTGAATTTTATGAGAAGAGACATAGCTCTGTGAAA AGCCAGGAATTTCTTGTGTTGGGAAGTCAGTTCCTTACAGATCTAAAGGACAATCTGTACTGTTTAACTAATAAGTTGATGGAGGTGAACAAGCAACATGATCGTTCTGGCTATTTTCTTATTGAG GACACGTTCTACAATGACACGAGACATTGTTCTGCTGTTGATTACAGCAAGCCTATACTTGACTGGCTTAACAATTCCAGTGATGAGGTGGCAGAGAAGTGGGATGCCATAACCTCTGGCGTGTTGAAGAGACATCAAAAGAACTTGCTGAGGGGTTTGAATATTTCAAATGTGCCCGAGTTTAAATCTGCAAAAATGCAAAGGACACGCTTTTCAGACCTGCAATTCCAGCTTGGTGCTGGGTACCTCTACTGCCACCAG GGGAACTGCAAGCACATGTTTGTGATTAGAGACATGAGGTTGATCCACCCAGAAGACACGCAGAACCAAGCGGAATACCCGCTCCTGACATTCCAGTTGCAGAGGCGTCTCCAGAAGTGTTCGGTGTGCCAAATCTACGTTGCAACGAAGATGACAGTGGACGATAAATGGGCTCCAAGTAATCCTTGTTATTTCTGCAAGCAATGCTACTACCTCCTTCACTACAAGGAGGACGACTCGCTGTTATATCATCATACCGTATATGATTACCCGCAAGACtaa
- the LOC100840721 gene encoding snRNA-activating protein complex subunit isoform X2: MPNIKLARKAFLRISVNSTPVNGISPSRASVVRQSSGSAIEDMAIELPEPQGSNRKTRGGKKKTRAKKAKNSLPVSDSTAERETARSPAEAIVPFESQGSKGENGTTTSNSSIESETPVPPREDMVVVPHDPEGTDGQTKCRKGKKRGRHFDREVRAHILQGRYLTKAEKMAEIKVKQEEDKYAARLHSFSGDSVMSKGPKALAEKTDMAKSLTYMSAAWKNKALRSGEHRSIVYPEVILCVEFYEKRHSSVKSQEFLVLGSQFLTDLKDNLYCLTNKLMEVNKQHDRSGYFLIEDTFYNDTRHCSAVDYSKPILDWLNNSSDEVAEKWDAITSGVLKRHQKNLLRGLNISNVPEFKSAKMQRTRFSDLQFQLGAGYLYCHQGNCKHMFVIRDMRLIHPEDTQNQAEYPLLTFQLQRRLQKCSVCQIYVATKMTVDDKWAPSNPCYFCKQCYYLLHYKEDDSLLYHHTVYDYPQD, translated from the exons ATGCCAAACATAAAATTAGCAAGGAAGGCTTTCCTAAG AATCTCAGTGAATTCCACTCCTGTAAATGGGATTTCCCCCTCAAGGGCATCAGTTGTAAGACAGAGTTCTGGATCAGCCATCGAGGATATGGCAATTGAACTGCCTGAACCGCAAGGTAGCAATAGAAAAACAAGAggtggaaagaaaaaaaccagAGCCAAGAAGGCAAAAAACAGTCTTCCCGTCTCAGATTCAACAGCTGAAAGAGAGACAGCTAGATCACCTGCTGAGGCAATTGTACCATTTGAATCACAAGGGAGCAAGGGTGAAAATGGAACCACCACTTCAAATTCATCAATTGAAAGTGAAACACCTGTGCCACCAAGGGAGGATATGGTAGTTGTTCCACATGACCCAGAAGGCACAGATGGGCAAACAAAATGCAGAAAGGGCAAAAAGAGAGGCAGGCATTTTGACCGGGAAGTTCGAGCACATATTTTACAG GGGAGATATCTTACTAAAGCAGAGAAGATGGCAGAAATCAAGGTtaagcaagaagaagacaaaTATGCAGCGAGGTTGCACTCATTCAG TGGTGATTCTGTGATGTCCAAAGGTCCGAAGGCATTAGCCGAGAAAACTGATATGGCAAAATCTCTTACATACATGAGTGCCGCTTGGAAG AACAAAGCTTTGAGATCTGGGGAACACAGATCTATAGTCTATCCAGAAGTAATTCTTTGTGTTGAATTTTATGAGAAGAGACATAGCTCTGTGAAA AGCCAGGAATTTCTTGTGTTGGGAAGTCAGTTCCTTACAGATCTAAAGGACAATCTGTACTGTTTAACTAATAAGTTGATGGAGGTGAACAAGCAACATGATCGTTCTGGCTATTTTCTTATTGAG GACACGTTCTACAATGACACGAGACATTGTTCTGCTGTTGATTACAGCAAGCCTATACTTGACTGGCTTAACAATTCCAGTGATGAGGTGGCAGAGAAGTGGGATGCCATAACCTCTGGCGTGTTGAAGAGACATCAAAAGAACTTGCTGAGGGGTTTGAATATTTCAAATGTGCCCGAGTTTAAATCTGCAAAAATGCAAAGGACACGCTTTTCAGACCTGCAATTCCAGCTTGGTGCTGGGTACCTCTACTGCCACCAG GGGAACTGCAAGCACATGTTTGTGATTAGAGACATGAGGTTGATCCACCCAGAAGACACGCAGAACCAAGCGGAATACCCGCTCCTGACATTCCAGTTGCAGAGGCGTCTCCAGAAGTGTTCGGTGTGCCAAATCTACGTTGCAACGAAGATGACAGTGGACGATAAATGGGCTCCAAGTAATCCTTGTTATTTCTGCAAGCAATGCTACTACCTCCTTCACTACAAGGAGGACGACTCGCTGTTATATCATCATACCGTATATGATTACCCGCAAGACtaa
- the LOC100833780 gene encoding uncharacterized protein LOC100833780, with translation MATTAAALSCSCSHSPSPSSTLLRRTVPGFHRTPDAPRRLRLAPLHVVDDSKEVETAAGASGDERSEADRLIDGMDFGELCDDFECISSPYVESTARQIVRDILEIREGNRALSCYAVAVKYKDPLRSFVGREKYKRPLWITEALENPTVTVQEMSMQSTSTLTIKWTLRGKPSNQIFSAISGELIIRVDSQFVLNQISGQVLEHVESWDLSGSSPPAQAYFWLSRRVYSTVEAGKDTVEAAKDLASRLSENKDQNLEVYPDPSGDPTKFFTRPDDLNQDVYQIALFLAVLYFIVQFLKLTI, from the exons atggccaccaccgccgccgctctctcttgctcctgcTCCCACTCGCCATCCCCTTCCTCCACCCTCCTCCGACGAACAGTACCCGGTTTCCACCGGACACCCGAtgctccccgccgcctccgcctcgccccCTTGCACG TCGTGGATGACTCCAAGGAGGTTgagacggcggccggggcCAGCGGCGACGAGAGGTCGGAGGCGGACAGGCTGATCGACGGCATGGACTTCGGGGAGCTCTGCGACGATTTCGAGTGCATAAGCAGCCCCTACGTGGAGTCCACGGCCAGGCAGATCGTGCGGGACATCCTGGAGATCCGAGAAGGCAACCGCGCCCTCAGCTGCTACGCGGTCGCCGTCAAATACAAG GACCCGCTCCGGTCATTTGTTGGGCGTGAGAAATACAAGAGGCCGTTGTGGATCACCGAGGCTCTGGAAAACCCTACGGTG ACAGTCCAGGAAATGTCAATGCAGTCGACAAGCACATTGACCATTAAATGGACGCTGAGGGGGAAACCCAGTAACCAAATCTTCTCGGCCATCAGCGGAGAGCTCATCATCCGCGTCGATTCACAGTTTGTCTTGAACCAGATCAGTGGCCAAGTGCTCGAACACGTCGAATCGTGGGACCTCTCCGGCTCGTCCCCTCCTGCCCAGGCCTACTTCTGGCTGTCCAGGAGGGTTTACTCCACTGTCGAGGCCGGCAAGGATACAGTTGAAGCTGCCAAGGACTTGGCGTCTCGGCTGTCAGAGAACAAAGATCAGAATTTGGAGGTTTATCCGGACCCCTCGGGGGATCCTACAAAG TTCTTCACCAGGCCGGATGATTTGAACCAAGACGTGTATCAGATCGCGCTCTTCCTGGCCGTCCTCTACTTCATTGTACAGTTCCTGAAATTGACTATATGA
- the LOC100834089 gene encoding thioredoxin F, chloroplastic produces the protein MALRVSVSSPHGPAASSPAISSCRPAACGRFLACATASQKRSLMVMSGSDGRGGVTPVKSGSLETATGEEVETATTGADAVAVTGQVTEVCKDTFWPIVKAAPPKLVVLDMYTQWCGPCKIMAPKFQEMSEKDHDVLFLKLDCNQDNRPLAKELGIRVVPTFKIFKDGKVAKEVTGAKIDELARAIEEVKSS, from the exons ATGGCGTTGCGCGTCTCCGTTTCCTCACCTCACGGGCCGGcagcctcctcgccggccaTCTCCTCATGCCGCCCCGCTGCCTGCGGTCGCTTCCTGGCCTGCGCCACAGCTTCTCAGAAGAGGAGCCTGATGGTGATGTCCGGCTCTGACGGGAGGGGAGGAGTGACCCCGGTGAAGTCAGGCAGCTTGGAAACAGCCACGGGTGAGGAGGTGGAAACGGCCACGACGGGAGCTGATGCGGTGGCCGTGACCGGACAGGTCACCGAGGTGTGCAAGGACACTTTCTGGCCAATTGTCAAGGCAGCACCACCCAagctcgtcgtcctcgacatGTACACCCAATG GTGCGGCCCTTGCAAAATTATGGCACCAAAATTCCAGGAAATGTCTGAGAAGGACCATGATGTTCTGTTCCTCAAGCTCGATTGCAATCAAGACAACAGG CCTCTTGCGAAGGAGCTTGGCATAAGGGTTGTTCCAACATTCAAGATTTTCAAGGATGGAAAGGTGGCCAAGGAGGTCACTGGTGCCAAAATTGATGAATTAGCCCGTGCGATTGAGGAAGTGAAGTCAAGCTGA